Proteins encoded by one window of Streptomyces sp. NBC_01571:
- a CDS encoding phage tail tube protein, producing the protein MPKMVLLAEYVAVNGVDLSAYAKKAELTTKVEEKDVTTYGSQGWKELLGGLKSGELALDLFQDVAASALDSIMWPLLGTVVTFEVRASNAVVGTSNPKYTGSVLINAWNPISGSVGDEASVGVSYPTSGAVTRGTT; encoded by the coding sequence ATGCCCAAGATGGTTCTGCTCGCCGAGTACGTGGCGGTCAACGGCGTCGATCTGTCCGCCTACGCCAAGAAGGCGGAGCTCACCACGAAGGTGGAGGAGAAGGACGTCACCACCTACGGCAGCCAGGGGTGGAAGGAGCTGCTCGGTGGCCTCAAGTCCGGCGAGCTCGCCCTGGACCTGTTCCAGGACGTAGCGGCTTCCGCCCTGGACTCCATCATGTGGCCGCTGCTCGGCACGGTCGTCACGTTCGAGGTCCGCGCCAGCAACGCCGTGGTCGGCACCTCGAACCCGAAGTACACCGGGTCCGTGCTGATCAACGCATGGAACCCGATCTCCGGGTCGGTCGGCGACGAGGCGTCCGTGGGCGTCAGCTACCCGACCTCGGGTGCCGTCACCCGCGGAACGACCTGA
- a CDS encoding phage gp6-like head-tail connector protein: MATEYATRDDLKVQLGIETSDTTRDALLDKALKSASRGIDRATGRRFWLDDTPVARTYRLHARVVREEDGDVLLVDDIGDTTGMTVESASTGGGSFAAITGSYETTPENALADGYPITGLLRSNSIWGTAFTRIRVTAKFGWPAVPDDVSSACLIQATRLYKRKDSPEGIIGSAEWGVRNLSRRDPDVWALIEPYILPGFG, translated from the coding sequence ATGGCCACTGAGTACGCCACCCGCGACGACCTCAAGGTGCAGCTGGGCATCGAGACGAGCGACACCACCCGGGACGCCCTGCTGGACAAGGCGCTCAAGTCTGCGTCCCGCGGCATCGACCGTGCGACCGGGCGCCGCTTCTGGCTGGACGACACCCCTGTCGCACGCACCTACCGGCTGCACGCCCGTGTCGTCCGCGAGGAAGACGGTGACGTACTCCTGGTCGACGACATCGGCGACACCACCGGCATGACGGTAGAGAGCGCGTCAACCGGGGGCGGCTCGTTCGCTGCCATCACCGGCAGCTACGAGACGACCCCCGAAAACGCCCTGGCCGACGGGTACCCCATCACCGGCCTGCTGCGGTCCAACAGCATCTGGGGCACGGCCTTTACTCGCATCCGGGTCACCGCGAAGTTCGGATGGCCGGCTGTCCCGGACGACGTTTCATCGGCCTGTCTCATCCAGGCCACCCGTCTCTACAAGCGCAAGGACTCCCCCGAGGGCATCATCGGCTCGGCCGAGTGGGGCGTGCGCAACCTGTCCCGCCGGGATCCGGACGTGTGGGCGCTGATCGAGCCGTACATCCTGCCCGGCTTTGGATAG